In Actinoplanes octamycinicus, the genomic window CTGTGGACAGCGGGTTGGTGAAGTGCGCCCGGACGAAATCGGTCACCTCGCCGACGCGCAACGAGGCGGGCAACCCGGTCTCCTGTGGAGTGACGCCCAGCTCCCGCCGGAACCGGGGGTCGCGCGGGTCACCGCCGCACAGCTCGACCCGGCCGGAGGTGGGCCGCCGGGTGCCGGTGAAGAGGCTGACCAGGGTGCTCTTGCCGGCGCCGTTCGGCCCGAGCAGGCCGACCAGCTCGCCGGCGCGGACCTCCAGGTCGAGGTGGTCCAGGGCGAGGGTGGCGGCGTACCGCCGGGTGACCTGGACGGCGCGTGCGTGGATCATGACTCCTCCGGGTGGTTGAGCAGGGCACGCAGGGCGATGACGTAGTCGTCGAAGGCGAGGCGGCCGCGGCGGGTCAGCCGGACCAGGGTGGCGGGGGTGCGACCGCGGTGCGTCTTGACCACCTCGACGTAGCCGGCGTCCTCGAGCTTGCGCAGGTGGACCGAGAGGTTTCCGGCGGTCACCCGGAGAATCTCCTGGAGCCGGGGGAAGGCGATGCTGTCCGCCTCGCGCAGCTGGGAGAGCGCGGAGACGACCCGGAGGCGGGCCTGCGCGTGGATGACCGGGTCGAGCTCGGGCAGCTCACCGGTGGGGCCGCCGGTCGGCGGCTCCGTGGTGTCGCTCGTCGGCGTCTCGGCGGTCTTGCTCGTCGGCGACCTGGTGAGGTTGCTCGTCGGCGGCTCGGTGGGATCGCTTTCCGGTGGCTTGGCGGGGTCGCTTTTCGGCGGCTTGGTGGTGTCGCTCATCGGCGGCGCCACCAGCCGATCAGGCCGGCGATCAGCAGGCCGCCGCCGCCGGCCACCGCCACGACCAGCGCGTGCCACCCGGGGCCGGCCAGCACGCCGACGATGTTGATCCCGCTGATCCAGGCGCCCAGGACGAAGGTGCTCCGGTCGTCCCAGATCGCGCCGCCGGCCATGTAGAGCGCGCCGACCAGCGCGACCAGCCCGCCACCCCAGAGGATGCCCTGACGCGACTCCGGCACCACGTCGCTGACCTGACTGAACACCAGCACCAACCCGGCGAACCCGGCCGACCAGGAGAACCCGAACATCCGCCCCTGCCGGGAGCTGGGCCCGCTCACCGCCCGGCCGGACCGGGCGCCCATCACCCCGGTGATCGCCCCGGCGGCCATCATCAGCGCCGTCATCACGGTGATCGGCAACCAGTCGGGGAGAGCCACGAGCACCCGCTCGTCCGGACCCCAGCGCAGGAAGAACAGCCCCGAGCCGAGCAGCCAGGCGACCCCCCACGGCCAGTACATCCAGCGCGGGTCCGGGGTCAGCTCGCGCTCCAGGTTGGCCCGCTCGCGATCGATCAGCCGCAGCGCCTCGGCCGGGTCGTCGAAAGTCGATTCGTCGTCGATCGATGCCATGCCTCGACTTTACGACGCAAAGTCAAAGAACTTTGTGCCATAAAGTTCGTAGGGTGGCCGGGTGGGTGAACTGATCTTGCGGGCGGCGGAGCCGGCCGACCTGCCGGCGGTGCTGGCGTTCTGGCAGGTGGCGGCGGAGAACGACAGCCGGCCGGTGGACACCGTCGAGGCGGCCGAGGCACTCGTCGCCCGGGACCCGGAGGCGCTGATCCTGGCGGTCGACGACGGGGCCGTGGTCGGCACCGTGATCGCCGGCTGGGACGGCTGGCGCTGCCACCTCTACCGGCTGGCCGTCGCCCCGGACCGGCGCCGGGCCGGGATCGGCGGCCTGCTGATCGCCGCGGCCGAGGACCGGTTGCGGGCGCTGGGCGGGACCCGGGCGGACGCCATGGTGCTCGACGCCAACGAGCGGGCGCACGGGATCTGGGCGGCGCGCGGCTACCGTCCGCAGCCGGAGTGGTCCCGCTGGGTGAAGCCGCTGGGCTGAACCGCCCGGTCGGAGATCCACTCCCGACGGAAAGGGGTTTCGTCGCGGCGGCCGAGCAGCGAGGATGCTCGATCGTGGATGAGCTCCTGGTCGCGCTGGCCGGTAACCCCGCCCTGCCGCCGGTCCTGGTCGACCGCCTGATCGGGCTGGCCGACGAGGAACTCGCGAGCGCCCTCGCCGATCGCCCCGCCCTGACCCCGGCCCAGGTCCGGGAGCTGGCCGCCCGATCCGAGCCGGCCGCGATCAGGCTGGCCCACGACGGCCGGCTGTCCGCGGACGACTGGGCGGAGCCGGCCGGGGCCGCCGACTGGGCGACGGTCGCGCTGGCCCTGCTCGACGCGGGCCGCGGACGGCCGGAGTGGGCGCGACGACTCGCCGCCGACCCGGACTCGGCGGTCCGGCAGGAGCTGGCCGCCTGCCCGGACCTGCCGCGCGACGTGCGGGAGCGGCTGGCCGCCGACCCGGACCCGGAGGTGACCGCCGAGCTGGCCTGGCGGACCACCGATCCGGATCTGCTCGCCCGGCTGGCCCGGCATCGGCACGCCGACGTGCGGGCGATGGTCGCGGCGAACCGGGCGGCGTCCCCCGAGCTGCTGGCCGGACTGGTCGCCCTCGACCCGCCACCGGAGGCATGCCTGGTCTGCGACCGGGAGCCGATCCCGTTCCTGCACGACCCGCACTGCCCGCGGACGGACTGCACCCTGCCGCCCGGCGCGGCCTGCGCCGGAGGCCACGAATCGGCTATCCACAGCCTCCGGTACCAGGCTGTGGATAACCCGGCGACGCCGATATCGTCCCTGGTCAGCCTGGCCGACAACGAGTCGGCGATCCTGCGCTGGACGCTCGCCGGCCGGCCGGACCTGCCGCCCGAGGTGGCCGTCCGGCTGGCCGGCGACCCGATCCCCGGGGTCCGGCACGACCTGGCCGGGAACCCGGGACTGCCGGCCGAGCTGATCCGGCGGCTGGCCGGCGACCCGGACCCCGAGGTCCGGCGGCGGCTGGCGCACAACTCGAACGTGCCGCTCGACGTGCTGGCCGAGCTGGCCAGGAAGACCCGGATCGGGCCGACCCCGCTGCCGCGGATCGAGGCGGCCACCGAGGCCGAGGTACGCGCGCTCGCGGCGGGCGCCGGACCGGAGCTGCGGATGCTGGTCGCCACCCGCCGTGATCTGCCGGATGACGTCCGGGACGCGCTCGCCGGCGACCCGGACGCGAAAGTGGTCGCGGCGGTGGCCGGCCATCCCGGGCTGAGCCCGGAGCTGCTGGCCGGGATGGTGGGCACCCACGGCAAGCGGGTGAGCAGCGCGGTCGCCACGAACCCGGACGCGCCCGCGGACCTGCTCCTCGACCTGGCCCGGTCGGTCCCGCGGGTGCCGCGGACGCTCCGCGCGGTCGCCCAGCATCCGAACGCCACCGCCGCCGTGCTGGAGCACTGCCTGGCGGCCGGCCCCGGGGAGGGCGACGGGCGGGCCCGGGCTGCCGCGGCCGGTCACCCGGCGCTCCCTCCGGCCCGGGTCGCCGAGCTGGTCGGCGACCCGGATCCGACGGTGGCCGAGTCGGCGGCCGGCAACCCGGCCCTGCCGCTCACCGAGATGGTCCGGCTGATCGACGCCGCGCGGTGACGAGCCGCGCCGGGGTCGGCCGGGTCAGCGACCGAGCGCGGCCAGCGCGGCCCTGACCTGCGGGATCGGGTCCGGGCCGAGCGGGCGCAGGACGACCGTCCCGGTGCCGGCGTCGGCCAGCGACTGCACCTTGCCGGGCACCTCGGCGACCGGGCCGATCAGCGAGAACACTTCGGACGGTGGCACGCCGAGCCAGCCGGCCTGCCCCTCGACCATCGCGCCGGTCACCTTCGCGGCGTCCGCCGGATCGTCGTTGACGTGCAGATAGGCGAAGACGATCAGCTCGTGCTCGTCGCCCGCCCCACCCCGCCGGATGTGGCCCAGCGCCGCCTCGATCTCGGCCGGGCCGTTGCCCTCGGCGATGATCGTGCCGTCCGCGACCCGGCCGGAGAGCTCCAGCGAGCGCGGCCGGACCACCCCGGTGACGATCGGCGGGAGCACCGCGGGCGGGTGCACCAGGCGCACCCCGTCGATGTGCACCTCGCGCCCGTCCAGGGTGACCATCTCGCCGCGCAGCAGCCCGCGCACCGCCAGGATGGTCTCCTCCAGCATCGCCAGCTTCGATGTCGGCTCGACGCCGAGCTGGCGCATCCACTCGGCGACGCCGTGCCCGAGACCGGCCACCAGGCGGCCCGGATGGACCCGGGCCAGCATGGCCAGCTCCATCGCGAGCAGGGCCGGACTGCGCAGCGGCGCCGGCGCTATGCCGATGCCGACCCGGATCCGGGAGGTGGCGGCCAGGGCCAGGGCGGCGGCGCTGATCGAGCCGGCCCAGCCGAGGTCCTCGACCACCCAGAGGTCGTCGGCGCCGGCCTCCTCCACGGCGGCGGCGAAGGTCGGCAGATCTTCGGGGGACAGGTCGCGGTCGAACATCACTCCGATGCGGGGCATCAGCCGATGTTAAGCGGTTCAGGAAGCGATTTGGCGTGCACAACCGAGAGGCCGGTGACGGCACGGGTGAGCACCACGTAGAGGCGGTTCAGTCCGCGTGGCTCGGCGGCGACGATGTCGGCGGGCTCGTGGACGACGACGTGGTCGTACTCCAAGCCCTTGACGACCGTGGCCGGGACCACCGTGACCCGCGCCTCGGCGTCGACGTCGTCGGGCGTCGCGTGCTCGATGCCGGCCGCCGAGAGATGGTCGCGGAGCCGGTCCACCGCGGCGTCCGCGGCGATGACCGCGACTGATCCCTCGTGCCCGAGCGCCGCGGTGACCTCGGCCAGGGTGCGCGCGTCCAGGTCCGCGGGATCGGCGACCGGCACCATCACGAGCGCGCCGTCCCGGCGCAGCGAGACCGCTTCGGGCACGTTCACGCCGAGCGCCGGCAGGAGGCGGTTGGCCAGGGTGACCACCGCTTCCGGTACGCGGAAGCCGACGGTCAGCGGCACCACCGCGGCGTCCGGCTTGCCCAGGTGGGCCAGGACGTCCCGCCAGTCGGTGGCGGCCCACGGGGCGGTGCCCTGGGCCAGGTCGCCGAGCAGGGTGATCGAGCCGTGCTCGCTGCGCCGGGCGATCGCGCGGGCCGCCATGGGCGACAGGTCCTGCGCCTCGTCGATGACCACGTGACCGAAACTGTTCTCCCGCTCCAGCAGCCCGGCGGCCTCGTCGAGCAGCAGCAGGTCGCCGGTGGTCCACTTGGCCGACTTGACCGTCTTGGGCGGCTTGGCCCAGCGGATCACCTCCTGCTCCTCGGCGGTGAGCAGGTCACCGGCCTGCGCCGGGTCGGTGAGCAGGCTGCCGACCAGTGACTCCGGGGTGACGGCCGGCCAGCAGCGCTCCAGGAACTCGGTGACCTGCGGGATCTTGCTCATCTTGCGCAGCCAGGACTCGCTCGGTGAGTTGCCGGTGCGGTACTCCGACTGGCGTTGCAGCAGCCCGACCACCCGGGCCCGGACCCGCTCACGGCCGGTCGCGTAGGGCAGGCCCTCGCGGCGGGCCTCGTCGACGATCCGGCGCAGCGGCTCGACGTCGATCCGCCAGCGGTAGGAGCCGTCCGACACCATGATCGGCTCGGTCGGCCGGCTGATCCGGCCCCACAGGAGGTCGCTGAGGATCCTGGCCATCCGCGCGTCGTTCTTGACCAGCGCGGCAGCGGGCGAGTCGACCGCCTTGACCGGACTCCGCCGGACCAGATCCTCCAACGTGGACTGCTGGACCTCGACCTCGCCGAGGGTCGGCAGCACCGCGGAGATGTAGGACAGGAACGCCGTGTTCGGCCCGACGATCAGCACCCCGGACCGGCGCAGCCGTTCCCGGTGCAGGTAGAGCAGGAAGGCCGCGCGGTGCAGGCCGACCGCGGTCTTGCCGGTGCCGGGCGCGCCCTGCACGCAGATCGAGTCGGCCAGCTCGGCCCGGACCAGCTCGTCCTGCTCCGGCTGGATGGTGGCGACGATGTCGCGCATCGGCCCGACGCGCGGCCGCTCGATCTCCGCGGTCAGGATCCGGCTGCTGGTGCCCAGCTCCTCACCCCGATCGAGGTGCTCGTCCTCGAAGCTGGTCAGCTCGCCCTTGACGAACCCGAAGCGGCGCCGGGTGGCGACGCCCTGCGGGTCGCGGACGCTGGCCCGGTAGAACGAGCGGGACAGCGGCGCCCGCCAGTCCAGCACCATCGGCTCGCCGGCGTCGTCGGTGACGTGCCGGCGGCCCACGTGGTAGGCGCTCTCCTCGATGTCGAGGCGACCGAAGAAGAGCGGGGTGTCCGGGTCGTCGGCGAGCTCCTTGACCCGGCGGGCCATGTGCCGGCCCAGTTGCTCGGCGGTGTAGGCGTCGCCGGCCACCTTGTCGCCGGTGGAGAAGAGGGCCTCGGCGCGGCCGCGCATCCGGCGCAGCGCCGCCCGGGACTCGGTGAGATGGGTGCGTTCGGCGGTGAGTTCGGTGTCGAGGTCGGAAGCGGGCACGGGGCATCCTCGGCAGGCTTGAGATCCGGCTGCGCTCGCGTGTCCGGACAGCGGGTCGGCCGCTGCCGGCGCGGGGGGACGTCCGCTGCGGTGCATGCTCACCACGGCCGTCAAGCGGCCCTAAACGCTACGCCGCCGGCGTCGGCTGTCCACCGATTTTTCGCCGGGCTCCGGTCCGATTCCTTGCCGGGTCCCCGGTCCGCTTCTCGGTGACGCTCGGTCCGTTTCGCGGTGGCGGCCGGTCCCGTTCGTGGTGGCGCCCGGGTCCGTTTCGCGGTGGCGCCCGGGTCCGTTTCCCGGTGCCGCCCGGTCCGTTTCTCGGTGGTCGCCGGTCCGGCCGAGAATGGGGGCATGGCGGAGCAGGAGAACGTGCGGGTCACCGATGCGCGTGCGTTGCGGGCGCTGGCGCACCCGGCGCGGATCGAGATCGTGGAGCATCTCAACGTCACCGGGTCGACGGTGACCGCGACCGAGGTCGCCGGGCTGGTCGGGCTCTCGCCCAGCGCGACCAGCTACCACCTGCGCGAGCTGGCCCGGTACGGACTGGTCGAGCAGGCGCCGAGCCAGGGGGACGGGCGGGAGCGGCGGTGGCGGAGCACCGGCGGCAGTCTGTGGATCGAGAGCGCCCCCGATCAGCCGGAGGCGGTCGCCGCCGAGCGTGCGCTGGTCGACCTCTACGTGAACCGGGACCAGGAACGCCTGCACGGCTGGCTGGACCGGCAGCACGACGAGCCGGCCGAGTGGCGCGAGTCCAGCGCCCTGATGGGTCAGCAGCTCCTGGTCACCGCCGCCGAGCTGGCGAAACTCAACGAGCAGGTACGGGAGCTGATGGAGCCCTACCGGGTGCGCGAGCGGCAGGCGAGCCCGCCGGAGAGCGCCCGCCGGGTGGTCGTCCAGTACACCGCGTTCCCGATCGCATAGTTCGAACGCCTTGCGCGAGGCGGATGTGAAGGATTACTTTCGAAGTATGTCCTTCACATCTGCCTCGTCGCGTTGGACGGACGTGTACCTGGTGGCCGGCGGGCGGGCGATCTCCGTCTGCGGCGACTTCCTCGCGGCCACCACGCTCGCCCTGGTGCTGCAGCAGACCGGGCACGGCGGGCTGGCCGTCTCCGGGCTGCTGCTCGCGGCGGCGCTGCCACCGGCCCTGCTCGCCCCGCTCACCGGGCGGCTGGCGGACCGGGCGGACAGTCGTACGCTGCTGGTCCTGACCGGCCTCGGGCAGGCGCTGGTCTGCGCGGCGCTCGCCTTCACCAGCCACCCGCTCGCGATCATCGGCCTGGTCGCGCTGCTCGCCGCCGGTCTGGCGATCACCCAGCCGACCATCCAGGCGCTGCTGCCCCGCATGGTCCACCGTGACGACCTGGCCCGGGCCAGCGGCATCGCGCAGACCGCCGGGCAGGTCGGCATGCTGGCCGCCCCGGCGCTGGCCGGTTTCCTGGTCGGGCAGACCGGGCCGCGCGTCCCGCTGCTGATCGACGCGGCCAGTTATCTGGCGCTGGTCGTGGTGGCCCTGCTGATCCGCACCCGGCGGCGCGGCGGCGGCGCCGACGAGGCGGCCGCGCCGATCGCCTTCCGGCTGCGCGCCGACCGGTCGCTGACCGTGATGACCGTGGCGATCGCCGCCACGGTCGCCGGGGTCGGCATGATCAACGTGATCGAGGTCTTCTTCATCCGGGACACGCTGGGCGCCTCCGCCACCGTGTACGGGCTGGTCGCCGCCTCCTGGACGGTGGGGATGGTGCTGTTCACCCCGTTCTTCGGGCGGGTGCCGCGGCACCGGCTCACCATCCGGGTGGTGCTGGTGCTGCTGGCCGGCTCCTGCGCCGCCGTGCTCGCCGCCGCCACGGCCACCTCGGCCGGCTGGCTGGTGCCGCTCTGGATCTTCGGTGGCGCCTGCAACGGCGGGCTGAACGTGTGCCTCGCCGTGATCGTCGCCGACCGGGTGCCCAGCGAGGTGCACGGCCGGGCCTTCGCGGCGGTCACCGCGGTGGTGCAGGGGGCCGGGCTGCTCGGTTACCTGCTGGCCGGGCCGCTGGTCGAGCAGTTCGACGCGCGCGTGCTGGTGGCCGGCGCCGGGGCGGCCGGGCTGCTCGCGGCTTTCGCCTGCTGGCCACTGGTGCGACGTGAGCCACGAGACGATCCTTCGCAGGGCGCGCCGACTGGGATCAGGGATACCGTCGCTTCATGAGCGACAGCGTCAGTCGGCCCCGGGTCGGGCACATCCAGTTTCTCAACTGCCTACCGATCTACTGGGGGCTGATGCGCTCCGGCGCGCTGCTCGACGTCGATCTGCACAAGGACACGCCCGACCGGCTCAGTGCCGCGCTCGTCGCCGGTGACCTGGACATCGGCCCGATCACCCTGGTGGAGTACCTGAAACACGCCGATCAGCTGCTTCTTCTGCCCGATCTGGCGGTCGGCAGCGACGGTCCGGTGCTCTCGGTCAACCTGGTCTCCACCCGCCCCCCGGCCGAGTTGGACAAACGTCCGGTCGCTCTCGGGTCCACCTCACGGACCGGAGTGCTGCTCGCCCAGATGCTGCTCTCCGAGCGTTACGGCGTCGAGCCCACCTACTTCCGCTGCCCGCCCGACCTGTCGCAGATGCTGCAGGTGGCCGACGCCGCCGCGCTGATCGGCGACCCGGCGCTGCGCGCGCTCTACGAGGCTCCGGCACTCGGCCTGCAGGTGATCGACCTGGCCGACGCCTGGCGGGAGTGGACCGGCCTGCCGATGGTCTTCGCCGTCTGGGCAGTGCGCAAGGAGTTCGCGGCGACCCACCCGGGCCAGGTCAAGGACGTGCACGAGGCGTTCCAGCGGTCCAAGGAGCTGAGCCTGGGCGAGCTGGACGAGGTGGCCGAGGCGGCCGCGCGCTGGGAGCCGTTCGACGCCCCGACCCTGGCGAACTACTTCCGGGCTCTCGACTTCTCGCTGGGCGAGCGGCAGATTCAGGGCGTGTCGGAATTCGCCCGCCGCGCGGCGAATCGGGGCGAAGTGCCGCCGTTGCCGTCGGATGGGCTGCTCTTCGCCGATGTTTGATCTTTTCTGAGCCGACCGCTTACGCTCCTCGGACTCTCTCCGGCCGCCGCCCGTGCGGCCCCAAGTCCGAAGACGGTGACCATGCGTTTGCGCGCTCTGCTCCGCCGCCTCGTCCTGCCCCCGGTAGCCGCCGGCCTCGTCGTGTCCGGCCTGGCGCTGCCCGCGCGGGCCGAGGCACTGTTCGACTTCCCGGTCGTGATGCTGAACCTCACCGACTCGGTGACGGTGATCGACGGGCAGGCGAAGACGGTCAAGTTCGACGTCTTCAACGCCGGTGGCGCGGACGCGGAGAACGTCGTGGTCGGCTTCGCCGACGGCCCCGGCGCGGTGCCGGCCGACCTCGGCTTCGTGCCGCCGGCCGGCTGCTCGGCCACCGCGTGCAAGCTGGACCGGCTGGCGGCCGGCGAGCGGCGCAACTACAGCTTCACGGTGCAGCCGGACGTCGCCTCGAAGACCAATCTGACCTCGCACTTCGACGTGACCGCCACGGTCGGCGGCGAGGAGCACGACAAGGTGCAGCTGGCCGTGGTGCGGACCACCAAGCCGGGCGTCGACCTCGAGGTCGCCGACATCAAGGACATGAAGCTGGACCGCGGCCAGTCCGCGGACCTGCCGGTGTCGGTGAAGAACACCGGCAGCGCCGGGTCCGGGCCGCTCGGCTTGGTGATCGCCGGCCAGCCCGGGATCCAGCCGGTCCTCGACTACCGCAACTGCGACAGCGACGAGGAGTTCGGCGGCATCGTCTGCGTCATCGACGAGCCGCTGGCCCCCGGTGAGTCGGCCACCCTGTCGCCGGCCACCGGCGCGAAGATCAAGGTGGGCGCCGACACGCCCGGTCCGGCCGACTACGCCGCCGACGTGATCGTGGTCGGGCTGACCGAGAAGTACGCGGCCGCCTTCGCCAAGCGCAACGCCGCCAAGCAGGGCGACGAGCTCAAGCTGCAGAAGGCCCGGTCGGCCGCGAGCCTGCGGGCCACCGCCGAGGCTGACGACGAGGACCTGGGCGAGGGCGTCGAGGACGACCTCAACCCGGCCGACAACGTGACGTCGTTCCTGGTCAAGGTGGGGCGCTCGGAGGCGGACAGCCAGGCGATCGGCGCTGTCTTCCACGGCACCGCCGGTGACGAGGTCACCGTCAAGGTCGGCGCGCAGAACCTCGGCCCGACCCCGACCCTGCCGCTGAGCACCAAGTGGGTCGGCTACGTGCACGTCAAGGTGCCGACCAACATCAAGCTGACCGAGGTCGACAAGATGTGCCTGCCGGGCACCTCGCCGTCGAAGATCGACCTGGGCGACGACGTGGAGAGCGACCCGCAGGACGCGCTGGACAGCCGGGACTGGGTCTGCCTGCTGTTCGACCAGATGCCGTCCGGTGCGAAGAGCGTGTTCTCGTTCCAGGCGATGATCCAGGAGGGTTCGCACGAGGCCGGGTTCGTCCAGGTGGACGGCGGTCCGCAGGACTCGAACTCGGCGAACGACCGGGCCGCGCTGTCCGTCGACGGCGGCGGCGAGGGTGCCGGGCTGCCGGTCACCGGGCCGTCGGCGGTGTCGCTGGCCGGGGCTGGGGCGGTGCTGCTCGCGGTGGGTCTGATCGCTTTCCGGTTCGCCCGTCGCCGCCGGATCGTCACCGTCGTCGAGTAACTCGTCATGGCGCGGGGGCCGGGTGCGATGCACCCGGCCCCCGCTGCGTTTTCGGCGTCTTGACCGGTCTCCGCCCGTGCCGGTCAGGGGTTGAGGATGGCGTCCAGGGCGGCCACGTCGGCGGCGGTCAGGTCCCAGCTCGCGGCGGCGGCGTTGGCCTGGACCTGCTCCGGGGTGGTGGCGCCGGCGATCACG contains:
- a CDS encoding winged helix-turn-helix domain-containing protein — its product is MSDTTKPPKSDPAKPPESDPTEPPTSNLTRSPTSKTAETPTSDTTEPPTGGPTGELPELDPVIHAQARLRVVSALSQLREADSIAFPRLQEILRVTAGNLSVHLRKLEDAGYVEVVKTHRGRTPATLVRLTRRGRLAFDDYVIALRALLNHPEES
- a CDS encoding transporter; amino-acid sequence: MASIDDESTFDDPAEALRLIDRERANLERELTPDPRWMYWPWGVAWLLGSGLFFLRWGPDERVLVALPDWLPITVMTALMMAAGAITGVMGARSGRAVSGPSSRQGRMFGFSWSAGFAGLVLVFSQVSDVVPESRQGILWGGGLVALVGALYMAGGAIWDDRSTFVLGAWISGINIVGVLAGPGWHALVVAVAGGGGLLIAGLIGWWRRR
- a CDS encoding GNAT family N-acetyltransferase, encoding MGELILRAAEPADLPAVLAFWQVAAENDSRPVDTVEAAEALVARDPEALILAVDDGAVVGTVIAGWDGWRCHLYRLAVAPDRRRAGIGGLLIAAAEDRLRALGGTRADAMVLDANERAHGIWAARGYRPQPEWSRWVKPLG
- a CDS encoding LLM class flavin-dependent oxidoreductase; this encodes MPRIGVMFDRDLSPEDLPTFAAAVEEAGADDLWVVEDLGWAGSISAAALALAATSRIRVGIGIAPAPLRSPALLAMELAMLARVHPGRLVAGLGHGVAEWMRQLGVEPTSKLAMLEETILAVRGLLRGEMVTLDGREVHIDGVRLVHPPAVLPPIVTGVVRPRSLELSGRVADGTIIAEGNGPAEIEAALGHIRRGGAGDEHELIVFAYLHVNDDPADAAKVTGAMVEGQAGWLGVPPSEVFSLIGPVAEVPGKVQSLADAGTGTVVLRPLGPDPIPQVRAALAALGR
- a CDS encoding HelD family protein, coding for MPASDLDTELTAERTHLTESRAALRRMRGRAEALFSTGDKVAGDAYTAEQLGRHMARRVKELADDPDTPLFFGRLDIEESAYHVGRRHVTDDAGEPMVLDWRAPLSRSFYRASVRDPQGVATRRRFGFVKGELTSFEDEHLDRGEELGTSSRILTAEIERPRVGPMRDIVATIQPEQDELVRAELADSICVQGAPGTGKTAVGLHRAAFLLYLHRERLRRSGVLIVGPNTAFLSYISAVLPTLGEVEVQQSTLEDLVRRSPVKAVDSPAAALVKNDARMARILSDLLWGRISRPTEPIMVSDGSYRWRIDVEPLRRIVDEARREGLPYATGRERVRARVVGLLQRQSEYRTGNSPSESWLRKMSKIPQVTEFLERCWPAVTPESLVGSLLTDPAQAGDLLTAEEQEVIRWAKPPKTVKSAKWTTGDLLLLDEAAGLLERENSFGHVVIDEAQDLSPMAARAIARRSEHGSITLLGDLAQGTAPWAATDWRDVLAHLGKPDAAVVPLTVGFRVPEAVVTLANRLLPALGVNVPEAVSLRRDGALVMVPVADPADLDARTLAEVTAALGHEGSVAVIAADAAVDRLRDHLSAAGIEHATPDDVDAEARVTVVPATVVKGLEYDHVVVHEPADIVAAEPRGLNRLYVVLTRAVTGLSVVHAKSLPEPLNIG
- a CDS encoding ArsR/SmtB family transcription factor — translated: MAEQENVRVTDARALRALAHPARIEIVEHLNVTGSTVTATEVAGLVGLSPSATSYHLRELARYGLVEQAPSQGDGRERRWRSTGGSLWIESAPDQPEAVAAERALVDLYVNRDQERLHGWLDRQHDEPAEWRESSALMGQQLLVTAAELAKLNEQVRELMEPYRVRERQASPPESARRVVVQYTAFPIA
- a CDS encoding MFS transporter produces the protein MSFTSASSRWTDVYLVAGGRAISVCGDFLAATTLALVLQQTGHGGLAVSGLLLAAALPPALLAPLTGRLADRADSRTLLVLTGLGQALVCAALAFTSHPLAIIGLVALLAAGLAITQPTIQALLPRMVHRDDLARASGIAQTAGQVGMLAAPALAGFLVGQTGPRVPLLIDAASYLALVVVALLIRTRRRGGGADEAAAPIAFRLRADRSLTVMTVAIAATVAGVGMINVIEVFFIRDTLGASATVYGLVAASWTVGMVLFTPFFGRVPRHRLTIRVVLVLLAGSCAAVLAAATATSAGWLVPLWIFGGACNGGLNVCLAVIVADRVPSEVHGRAFAAVTAVVQGAGLLGYLLAGPLVEQFDARVLVAGAGAAGLLAAFACWPLVRREPRDDPSQGAPTGIRDTVAS
- a CDS encoding menaquinone biosynthetic enzyme MqnA/MqnD family protein, translating into MSDSVSRPRVGHIQFLNCLPIYWGLMRSGALLDVDLHKDTPDRLSAALVAGDLDIGPITLVEYLKHADQLLLLPDLAVGSDGPVLSVNLVSTRPPAELDKRPVALGSTSRTGVLLAQMLLSERYGVEPTYFRCPPDLSQMLQVADAAALIGDPALRALYEAPALGLQVIDLADAWREWTGLPMVFAVWAVRKEFAATHPGQVKDVHEAFQRSKELSLGELDEVAEAAARWEPFDAPTLANYFRALDFSLGERQIQGVSEFARRAANRGEVPPLPSDGLLFADV